A single genomic interval of Roseomonas aeriglobus harbors:
- a CDS encoding Nramp family divalent metal transporter, whose product MNDGPTPSLAEVHRTVPTHALGLPFLRRLGAFMGPGYLVAVGYMDPGNWATDIAGGSAFGYTLLSVILLSNIMAMVLQALSAKLGIVGGLDLAQACRASYSRPVNLTLWALCELAIIACDLAEVIGTAIALNLLFGLPLVTGIVITAVDVLLILGLQRFGFRKLEAFVIALLAIIAGCFAAQLIFAQPSIAGILDGLIPRAEIVTNPAMLYVAIGILGATVMPHNLYLHSSIVQTRAFDRSAEGKREALKMATIDSSVALFLALFINASILILAAATFHSAGRTDVAEIQDAYQLLSPMLGVGVASTLFAVALLASGQNSTVTGTLAGQIVMEGFLNIRLPMWLRRMITRLLAIVPAAIVASLYGESGTARLLVLSQVVLSLQLPFAMVPLVQFTSDASRMGPHANRGWLKYAAWAICAVVIALNVTLLWNVFTG is encoded by the coding sequence ATGAACGACGGTCCAACGCCCAGCCTGGCGGAGGTGCACCGCACCGTGCCGACGCATGCGCTCGGTTTGCCGTTCCTGCGCCGGCTGGGTGCCTTCATGGGTCCGGGCTATCTGGTTGCGGTCGGTTATATGGACCCGGGCAACTGGGCGACCGACATCGCCGGCGGGTCGGCGTTCGGCTACACGCTCCTTTCGGTCATCCTGCTCAGCAACATCATGGCGATGGTGCTCCAGGCATTGTCGGCAAAGCTCGGCATCGTCGGCGGTCTGGATCTCGCCCAGGCTTGCCGGGCCAGCTATTCGCGTCCCGTCAATCTGACGCTGTGGGCGCTGTGCGAGCTAGCCATCATCGCCTGCGACCTGGCCGAGGTCATCGGTACGGCGATCGCGCTCAACCTGCTCTTCGGGCTGCCCCTGGTGACCGGCATCGTCATCACCGCGGTCGACGTGCTGCTGATCCTCGGGCTCCAGCGTTTCGGCTTTCGCAAGCTGGAGGCGTTCGTCATCGCGCTCCTCGCGATCATCGCCGGGTGTTTCGCCGCGCAACTGATCTTCGCCCAGCCCTCGATCGCCGGTATCCTCGACGGGCTGATCCCGCGCGCGGAGATCGTCACCAACCCGGCGATGCTCTATGTCGCGATCGGCATCCTCGGCGCGACCGTGATGCCGCACAATCTCTATCTTCATTCCTCGATCGTCCAGACCCGCGCGTTCGACCGCTCGGCAGAAGGCAAGCGCGAGGCACTGAAGATGGCGACGATCGATTCGTCGGTCGCGCTGTTTCTGGCGCTGTTCATCAATGCGTCGATCCTGATCCTCGCGGCGGCGACCTTCCATTCGGCGGGCCGCACCGACGTCGCGGAAATCCAGGACGCCTATCAGCTCCTTTCCCCCATGCTCGGCGTCGGCGTCGCGAGCACGTTGTTCGCCGTCGCGCTGCTGGCGTCGGGTCAGAACTCGACCGTGACGGGGACGCTTGCCGGGCAGATCGTGATGGAGGGCTTCCTCAACATCCGTTTGCCGATGTGGCTGCGGCGGATGATCACGCGGCTGCTGGCGATCGTGCCCGCGGCGATCGTCGCCAGCCTCTACGGCGAAAGCGGCACGGCGCGGCTGCTGGTACTCAGCCAGGTCGTGCTCAGTCTGCAACTGCCCTTCGCCATGGTACCGCTGGTGCAGTTCACGTCGGACGCGTCGCGAATGGGCCCGCATGCCAACCGCGGCTGGCTGAAATATGCGGCATGGGCGATCTGCGCGGTGGTGATCGCGCTGAACGTGACGCTGTTGTGGAACGTGTTCACGGGGTGA
- a CDS encoding anti-sigma factor has product MAELDDDTDLQAAELALGLLTGEDRAAALRRTVAEPAFADAVEAWRLRMAPLLDGIAPVAAPAGAWGGIERLVDGASLLRAKLARWRAATWVSSAIAAGLAALLVLRPVPAPAPAPAPPAQAMLAQMVDADGNPLLTAQYDPVSGELRVRTTNMPEGAHVPELWAIGSDGVPHSLGIVRLNGASAHTAAPAIRALLSDGMTIAVTMEPQSPRPHATPSGDVVAKTKLMTV; this is encoded by the coding sequence ATGGCTGAGCTGGATGACGATACCGATCTGCAGGCCGCCGAACTGGCCCTGGGCCTGCTGACCGGCGAGGATCGCGCGGCAGCGCTGCGCCGAACGGTGGCGGAACCCGCATTCGCCGACGCGGTCGAGGCGTGGCGGCTGCGCATGGCGCCCCTGCTCGACGGCATCGCACCCGTCGCGGCGCCGGCGGGCGCATGGGGTGGCATCGAACGGCTGGTCGATGGCGCGTCGCTCCTGCGCGCCAAGCTCGCCCGCTGGCGTGCCGCGACCTGGGTGTCGAGCGCGATCGCCGCGGGGCTTGCCGCGCTGCTCGTCCTGCGTCCGGTCCCGGCGCCGGCCCCCGCCCCGGCCCCGCCGGCGCAAGCGATGCTGGCGCAGATGGTCGATGCCGACGGCAACCCGCTGCTTACCGCGCAATATGACCCCGTAAGCGGCGAATTGCGCGTGCGGACGACCAACATGCCGGAGGGCGCGCACGTCCCCGAACTCTGGGCGATCGGCAGTGACGGGGTGCCACATTCGCTGGGCATCGTCCGCCTGAACGGCGCGAGTGCCCACACCGCCGCCCCGGCCATCCGGGCACTGCTGTCGGACGGGATGACGATCGCGGTGACGATGGAGCCCCAATCGCCGCGCCCGCATGCGACCCCCTCGGGCGATGTCGTGGCGAAAACGAAGCTGATGACGGTGTAA
- a CDS encoding sigma-70 family RNA polymerase sigma factor, giving the protein MATVMVTEANARLNEEIARVAAGDRSALRRVYDATSAKLFAVCLRFSPDREAAEDALQETYVKLWRRAGRFDPTRASAITWLCLIARGTAIDGARTAGRADARVTAVREEARSEPDPVTAAAGQAALADCLDTLDDDPRRFILAAFFDGYSYDDLAQQAAVPLGTMKSRIRRALKALKRCLDDG; this is encoded by the coding sequence ATGGCGACGGTGATGGTCACTGAGGCCAACGCCCGGCTGAACGAGGAGATCGCCCGTGTCGCCGCGGGCGATCGCTCCGCGTTGCGCCGCGTGTACGACGCGACCTCGGCCAAGCTGTTCGCCGTCTGCCTGCGCTTTTCGCCCGACCGCGAGGCGGCCGAGGATGCGTTGCAGGAGACCTACGTCAAGCTGTGGCGCCGCGCCGGCCGCTTCGATCCGACGCGGGCCAGCGCGATCACCTGGCTGTGCCTGATCGCGCGCGGCACCGCGATCGACGGCGCGCGGACCGCGGGCCGCGCCGATGCGCGCGTGACGGCCGTGCGCGAGGAAGCGCGGTCGGAACCAGACCCGGTGACCGCGGCGGCGGGGCAGGCAGCTCTTGCCGATTGCCTCGACACGCTCGACGACGATCCGCGGCGGTTCATCCTGGCGGCATTCTTCGACGGATATAGTTACGACGACCTGGCGCAGCAGGCGGCCGTGCCGCTGGGCACGATGAAGAGCCGGATCCGCCGCGCGCTGAAAGCGCTCAAGAGGTGCCTCGACGATGGCTGA
- a CDS encoding ferritin-like domain-containing protein has product MEQNHASVLLAACEKRREERRSFLRAAGGIAAVGAGASLLAACKEETTPGLPAPAPSPTPTPTPTTAAPSEADVLNFALNLEYLEAQFYSFAAFGVGLDAGLLTGTGTQGTVTGGQRVTFTDPLVAAYAREIARDEIAHVAFLRTALGASARVAMPAIDISANASGAFSAAARAAGLISGASASFNPYASDENFLLAAYLFEDVGPTAYKGGIRFLTTPAVVEAAAGIHAAESYHAGLIRTVLYRKGLSTASLITSADAISDARDRLDGATDLDQGISPRTSNGVTASNIVPTDSSGITFTRTPGQVLNVVYLNSAAVNGGGFFPNGVNGTLRTSAASA; this is encoded by the coding sequence ATGGAACAGAACCACGCATCCGTCCTCCTCGCCGCCTGCGAAAAGCGTCGCGAGGAACGTCGCAGCTTCCTGCGTGCGGCCGGTGGCATCGCCGCCGTCGGCGCCGGCGCCAGCCTGCTTGCCGCCTGTAAGGAAGAAACGACGCCGGGACTGCCGGCCCCCGCCCCCTCGCCGACCCCGACGCCCACGCCGACCACAGCGGCGCCGAGCGAGGCAGACGTTCTGAACTTCGCGCTGAACCTCGAATATCTCGAGGCGCAATTCTACAGCTTCGCGGCCTTCGGCGTCGGGCTCGACGCCGGGCTGCTGACGGGCACCGGCACGCAAGGGACGGTGACCGGTGGCCAGCGAGTCACCTTTACCGACCCGCTGGTCGCGGCCTACGCTCGGGAAATCGCGCGGGACGAAATCGCGCACGTCGCCTTCCTGCGCACTGCGCTGGGTGCGAGCGCGCGGGTCGCCATGCCGGCGATCGACATCAGCGCCAACGCCTCCGGCGCCTTCTCCGCGGCGGCGCGCGCTGCCGGGCTGATCAGCGGGGCGAGCGCGAGCTTCAACCCGTATGCCAGCGACGAGAATTTCCTGCTTGCGGCCTATCTGTTCGAGGACGTCGGGCCGACCGCCTACAAGGGCGGCATCCGGTTCCTGACGACGCCCGCAGTGGTGGAAGCTGCGGCCGGCATCCACGCGGCCGAATCCTATCACGCTGGCCTGATCCGCACCGTGCTCTATCGCAAGGGGCTGTCGACCGCGTCGCTGATCACCAGCGCCGATGCGATTTCGGATGCACGCGACCGGCTCGACGGTGCGACCGATCTCGACCAGGGCATCAGCCCGCGGACGTCGAACGGCGTCACCGCGTCGAACATCGTACCGACCGATAGCAGCGGTATCACCTTCACCCGCACGCCGGGGCAGGTGCTGAACGTGGTCTATCTGAACTCGGCTGCGGTGAACGGCGGCGGCTTCTTCCCCAACGGCGTCAACGGTACGCTCCGGACCAGCGCTGCAAGCGCCTGA
- a CDS encoding ferritin-like domain-containing protein — protein sequence MPEAVNVVDALEARAKRREERRDFFKTVGGAAMFAGGTAIAVGGGFTALQAQTAPSEADVLNFALNLEYLEAQFYYYASYGFGLPSSILGGTGTPGAVIATNAGAAAFTDPAVRAYAREIADDERAHVEFLRGALSSSAVAQPAIDISATPTSAFSNAARAAGLIGAGATFNPYADDNSFLLGAFIFEDVGVTAYKGAASALINNKTFLEAAAGILAAEAYHSAMVRTTLYAKGVTATSLIDATEAISNARDSLDGTTDLDQGVRPVADATGASNANIVPTDSNGITFSRTPAQVLNIVYLNRASVTLGGFFPAGVNGTIRASASN from the coding sequence ATGCCCGAAGCAGTGAACGTAGTCGACGCGCTGGAGGCGCGGGCGAAGCGGCGTGAGGAACGCCGCGATTTCTTCAAGACGGTAGGCGGCGCGGCGATGTTCGCCGGCGGAACCGCGATCGCGGTCGGCGGCGGCTTTACCGCCCTCCAGGCGCAGACGGCCCCGTCCGAGGCCGACGTGCTGAACTTCGCGCTCAATCTGGAATATCTCGAGGCGCAATTCTATTATTACGCGTCCTACGGCTTCGGCCTGCCGAGCTCGATCCTGGGGGGCACGGGAACGCCGGGCGCGGTCATCGCGACCAATGCCGGCGCCGCAGCGTTCACCGACCCCGCGGTACGCGCCTATGCGCGGGAAATTGCCGATGACGAGCGGGCGCACGTGGAATTCCTGCGCGGCGCGCTCAGCAGTTCGGCCGTCGCGCAACCGGCGATCGACATTTCGGCGACGCCCACCAGCGCCTTTTCGAACGCTGCGCGGGCTGCCGGGCTGATCGGCGCAGGTGCGACGTTCAACCCATATGCCGACGACAACAGCTTCCTGCTGGGCGCCTTCATCTTCGAAGACGTCGGCGTTACCGCCTACAAGGGTGCGGCCAGCGCGCTGATCAACAACAAGACGTTCCTGGAGGCCGCAGCCGGCATCCTGGCCGCAGAGGCCTATCATTCGGCGATGGTCCGCACGACGCTCTATGCCAAGGGCGTGACCGCGACCTCGCTGATCGACGCGACGGAGGCGATCTCCAATGCGCGCGACAGCCTGGATGGGACGACGGACCTCGACCAGGGCGTGCGCCCCGTCGCCGACGCCACCGGCGCCAGCAACGCCAATATCGTGCCGACCGACAGCAATGGCATCACGTTCAGCCGTACGCCGGCACAGGTGCTGAACATCGTCTATCTCAACCGCGCGTCGGTCACGCTCGGCGGGTTCTTCCCCGCAGGCGTCAACGGCACCATCCGCGCCAGCGCGTCGAACTGA
- a CDS encoding tryptophan 2,3-dioxygenase yields the protein MANSITYRSYLRLPELLDLQSPLSDAHDELLFIAIHQSSEIWLKLCLHELRAARDALIADDLNPAFKMMSRVARIQAQLIQSWEVLATMTPADYTAMRGKLGTSSGFQSDQYRHIEFLLGNKKPEMVAVHAGEPDVAAALAEELGRPSLYDEALRLLARRGFDVPADRLERDWTRPYVASPAVEKAWAAVYADANTHWDMYELAEKLVDLEYHVQLWRFGHLKTVERVIGFKTGTGGTAGVGYLAKVLEQGFFPELLSVRTAL from the coding sequence ATGGCCAATTCGATCACCTATCGCAGCTACCTGCGCCTGCCCGAACTGCTCGACCTGCAATCGCCCCTGAGCGACGCGCATGACGAACTGCTGTTCATCGCGATCCACCAGTCGAGCGAGATCTGGCTGAAGCTTTGCCTGCATGAACTGCGCGCTGCCCGCGACGCGCTGATCGCCGACGATCTGAACCCCGCGTTCAAGATGATGAGCCGCGTCGCGCGTATCCAGGCGCAGCTGATCCAGTCGTGGGAAGTGCTCGCGACGATGACGCCGGCGGATTACACCGCGATGCGCGGCAAGCTCGGCACGTCGAGCGGCTTCCAGTCGGACCAGTACCGCCACATCGAATTCCTGCTAGGCAACAAGAAGCCTGAGATGGTCGCGGTCCATGCCGGCGAGCCCGACGTCGCGGCGGCGCTCGCCGAGGAGCTTGGACGGCCAAGCCTGTACGACGAGGCGCTCCGGCTGCTGGCGCGGCGTGGGTTCGACGTGCCGGCCGACCGGCTGGAGCGCGACTGGACCCGACCCTATGTCGCTTCGCCTGCGGTCGAGAAGGCCTGGGCCGCGGTCTATGCCGATGCGAACACGCATTGGGACATGTACGAGCTGGCCGAGAAGCTGGTCGATCTGGAATATCACGTCCAGCTGTGGCGCTTCGGGCATCTGAAGACGGTGGAGCGGGTGATCGGGTTCAAGACCGGCACCGGCGGGACGGCGGGGGTAGGGTACCTCGCCAAGGTATTGGAACAGGGGTTTTTCCCCGAGCTGTTGAGCGTGCGCACGGCGCTCTGA
- a CDS encoding S-(hydroxymethyl)glutathione dehydrogenase/class III alcohol dehydrogenase, producing the protein MKTRAAVAFEAKKPLEIVELDLEGPKAGEVLVEIMATGICHTDAYTLDGLDSEGIFPSILGHEGAGIVREVGAGVTSVVPGDHVIPLYTPECRQCKSCLSGKTNLCTAIRATQGKGLMPDGTTRFSYKGQPIFHYMGCSTFSNFTVLPEIAVARIREDAPFQTSCYIGCGVTTGVGAVTNTAKVQAGDTVVVFGLGGIGLNVIQGARMVGAGRIVGVDLNPTRESWGRQFGMTDFIDARGKSREDMIAAVAALTDGGADYTFDCTGNTEVMRTALECCHRGWGTSIVIGVAEAGKEIATRPFQLVTGRNWRGTAFGGAKGRTDVPKIVDWYMNGRIAIDPMITHVLSLDEINKGFDLMHAGESIRSVVVY; encoded by the coding sequence ATGAAGACCCGCGCCGCCGTCGCGTTCGAAGCGAAAAAGCCCCTGGAGATCGTCGAGCTCGACCTCGAAGGTCCCAAAGCCGGCGAAGTGCTGGTCGAGATCATGGCGACCGGCATCTGCCATACCGATGCTTACACGCTCGACGGCCTGGATTCGGAAGGCATCTTCCCGAGCATTCTCGGCCACGAAGGCGCCGGCATCGTGCGCGAGGTGGGTGCGGGCGTGACAAGTGTGGTGCCCGGCGACCACGTCATTCCGCTCTACACCCCCGAATGCCGCCAGTGTAAGTCGTGCCTCAGCGGCAAGACCAACCTGTGCACCGCGATCCGCGCGACCCAGGGCAAGGGGCTGATGCCAGACGGCACGACGCGCTTCAGCTACAAGGGCCAGCCGATCTTTCACTATATGGGCTGCTCGACCTTCTCGAACTTCACCGTCCTGCCCGAAATCGCGGTCGCCAGGATCCGCGAGGACGCGCCGTTCCAGACGAGCTGCTACATCGGTTGCGGCGTAACCACCGGCGTCGGCGCGGTGACCAATACCGCGAAGGTGCAGGCAGGCGACACCGTCGTCGTCTTCGGGCTGGGCGGCATCGGCCTCAACGTCATCCAGGGCGCGCGGATGGTGGGGGCGGGCCGGATCGTCGGCGTCGACCTGAATCCGACACGCGAAAGCTGGGGCCGCCAGTTCGGCATGACCGACTTCATCGACGCCCGGGGCAAGAGCCGCGAGGACATGATCGCCGCGGTTGCCGCGCTGACCGATGGGGGCGCCGACTACACTTTCGATTGCACCGGCAACACCGAAGTCATGCGCACCGCACTGGAATGCTGTCACCGCGGCTGGGGTACCAGCATCGTCATCGGTGTGGCGGAGGCGGGCAAGGAAATCGCGACGCGCCCGTTCCAATTGGTCACGGGGCGTAACTGGCGCGGCACCGCCTTCGGTGGCGCGAAGGGGCGCACCGACGTACCGAAGATCGTCGATTGGTACATGAACGGTCGAATTGCGATCGACCCGATGATCACGCACGTGCTGAGCCTGGACGAGATCAACAAGGGGTTCGACCTGATGCATGCGGGCGAAAGCATTCGGTCGGTGGTGGTGTACTGA
- a CDS encoding VOC family protein, whose protein sequence is MFTHVMLGANDIDASKAFYDATLGALGAKPGRVDPKGRVFYAHGGASFLLGKPIDGQPACHANGGTIGFAAASPEQADAWHAAGIANGGTAIEDAPGIRDGGFGKLYLAYLRDPAGNKVCALHRIVE, encoded by the coding sequence ATGTTCACCCACGTCATGCTCGGCGCGAATGACATCGACGCGTCGAAGGCCTTTTACGACGCGACCCTCGGCGCGCTCGGAGCCAAGCCCGGCCGCGTCGATCCAAAGGGCCGCGTGTTCTACGCCCACGGCGGCGCAAGCTTCCTGCTGGGCAAGCCGATCGACGGTCAGCCCGCCTGTCACGCCAACGGCGGCACGATCGGCTTCGCCGCCGCATCGCCCGAGCAAGCCGACGCGTGGCATGCCGCCGGCATCGCCAACGGCGGTACCGCGATCGAGGACGCACCCGGCATCCGCGACGGCGGCTTCGGCAAACTCTACCTCGCCTATCTGCGCGACCCCGCCGGCAACAAGGTCTGCGCGCTGCACCGCATCGTCGAGTAA
- a CDS encoding sorbosone dehydrogenase family protein: MTPRTLVALALPVALAACGGQPKDLNQTGAEPQLPAQDQTLVPPMKIAKPIGWGDAVPTVPAGFTATAIATDLAIPRQMLVLPNGDLLVAEGRGGHAPKLRPKDVIAGYIKSLGTTSVKGGDRVTLLRDTNGDGRPDVRTVFISDLDAPYGLAFANGYVYVANQGDLLRFPYQDGATRLTRGERITKLPSEVNHHWTKSLTVSPDGRRLYVGIGSNSNVGERGMEVEEERAVIWEIDAATGARRTLVTGIRNPTALDINPETGALWAVVNERDELGPRLVPDYLTQVRPGAFYGWPYAYWGQNADPRVHPQRPDTVARTVRPDYALGSHVAALGISFARNGGFGGNFTNGAFVGEHGSWNRQDLAGYKVTWIPFANGRPAGPPQDFATGFITGEKARGRPVGVAFDPQRRALYIADDLANTIWRVAPSGG, encoded by the coding sequence ATGACCCCACGCACGCTCGTCGCCCTCGCCCTCCCCGTCGCGCTCGCCGCTTGCGGCGGCCAGCCGAAGGATCTGAACCAGACCGGGGCCGAGCCACAGCTGCCCGCGCAGGACCAGACGCTCGTCCCGCCGATGAAGATCGCCAAGCCGATCGGCTGGGGCGATGCGGTGCCGACCGTGCCGGCGGGCTTCACCGCAACCGCGATCGCCACCGACCTCGCCATCCCGCGCCAGATGCTGGTGCTGCCCAACGGTGACCTGCTGGTGGCGGAAGGACGCGGCGGTCACGCGCCGAAACTGCGCCCGAAGGATGTGATCGCGGGCTATATCAAGAGTCTCGGCACGACCAGCGTGAAGGGCGGCGACCGCGTGACGCTGTTGCGCGACACCAACGGCGACGGGCGGCCGGACGTGCGGACGGTGTTCATCAGCGACCTCGACGCGCCCTACGGCCTCGCGTTCGCCAACGGCTATGTCTACGTCGCCAATCAGGGCGATCTGCTGCGTTTTCCCTATCAGGACGGCGCGACCCGGCTGACGCGCGGCGAGCGGATCACGAAGCTGCCGTCGGAGGTCAATCACCACTGGACCAAGTCGCTGACCGTCAGCCCCGACGGCCGACGCCTCTATGTCGGCATCGGCTCTAACAGCAATGTCGGCGAACGCGGCATGGAGGTCGAGGAGGAGCGCGCGGTGATCTGGGAGATCGACGCGGCGACCGGCGCGCGCCGCACGCTCGTCACCGGCATCCGCAATCCGACCGCGCTCGACATCAATCCCGAAACCGGCGCGCTGTGGGCGGTCGTCAACGAACGCGACGAACTCGGACCGCGCCTCGTGCCCGATTACCTGACCCAGGTGCGCCCCGGCGCCTTCTACGGCTGGCCCTACGCCTATTGGGGCCAAAATGCCGACCCGCGCGTCCATCCGCAGCGGCCGGACACGGTGGCAAGGACGGTGCGTCCCGACTACGCGCTGGGCAGCCACGTCGCCGCGCTCGGCATCTCCTTTGCGCGGAACGGCGGTTTCGGCGGCAATTTCACAAACGGCGCCTTCGTCGGCGAACATGGCAGTTGGAACCGTCAGGATCTGGCCGGCTACAAGGTGACGTGGATTCCCTTCGCGAACGGCCGCCCGGCGGGTCCGCCGCAGGACTTCGCGACCGGCTTCATCACCGGCGAAAAGGCGCGCGGACGGCCGGTGGGCGTGGCGTTCGACCCGCAGCGGCGCGCGCTGTATATCGCCGACGATCTCGCCAACACGATCTGGCGGGTGGCGCCGAGCGGCGGGTGA
- a CDS encoding Crp/Fnr family transcriptional regulator, giving the protein MRPHLRGVELAAGQCVSSLSNGHAVACFPLSMVASIAQVMPDGARFEVGLVGSEGVLGWPSLLSFVPEPQAAQVQLGGGSALAIPTDALIAACNASPTLHGTLLRFIDSFTVQMSHTVVANLRDGIEQRLARWLLMLHDRIDGDAMAITHGELASALHVRRASITDALHVLEGERMLRCTRGQIVMRDRAGLTAVAGNCYGPAETRYRALVGEFGKA; this is encoded by the coding sequence TTGCGCCCACATCTGCGCGGCGTCGAACTGGCGGCGGGGCAATGCGTGTCGTCGCTGTCGAACGGCCATGCCGTCGCCTGCTTTCCGCTGTCGATGGTCGCGTCGATCGCGCAGGTCATGCCCGACGGCGCGCGCTTCGAGGTCGGGCTGGTCGGGTCCGAAGGCGTGCTCGGCTGGCCGTCGCTCCTGAGCTTCGTGCCTGAACCGCAGGCGGCGCAGGTCCAGCTGGGCGGCGGCAGCGCGCTGGCGATCCCGACCGACGCATTGATCGCGGCGTGCAATGCCAGTCCGACGCTGCATGGCACGCTGCTGCGCTTCATCGACAGCTTCACCGTGCAGATGAGCCATACGGTCGTCGCGAACCTGCGCGACGGGATCGAGCAGAGGCTGGCTCGCTGGCTGCTGATGCTCCACGACCGCATCGACGGCGATGCGATGGCGATCACTCATGGCGAACTGGCGTCGGCGCTCCATGTCCGCCGCGCGAGCATTACCGATGCGCTCCATGTGCTGGAAGGCGAGCGGATGCTGCGCTGCACCCGCGGACAAATCGTCATGCGCGACCGCGCCGGGCTGACCGCGGTCGCCGGCAATTGCTACGGTCCTGCCGAGACCCGGTACCGGGCGCTGGTCGGGGAGTTCGGAAAGGCGTAG